Proteins found in one Ovis canadensis isolate MfBH-ARS-UI-01 breed Bighorn chromosome 20, ARS-UI_OviCan_v2, whole genome shotgun sequence genomic segment:
- the TFAP2B gene encoding transcription factor AP-2-beta isoform X6 produces MLVHTYSSMDRHDGVPSHSSRLSQLGSVSQGPYSSAPPLSHTPSSDFQPPYFPPPYQPLPYHQSQDPYSHVNDPYSLNPLHQPQQHPWGQRQRQEVGSEAGSLLPQPRAALPQLSGLDPRRDYHSVRRPDVLLHSAHHGLDAGMGDSLSLHGLGHPGMEDVQSVEDANNSGMNLLDQSVIKKVPVPPKSVTSLMMNKDGFLGGMSVNTGEVFCSVPGRLSLLSSTSKYKVTVGEVQRRLSPPECLNASLLGGVLRRAKSKNGGRSLRERLEKIGLNLPAGRRKAANVTLLTSLVEGEAVHLARDFGYICETEFPAKAVSEYLNRQHTDPSDLHSRKNMLLATKQLCKEFTDLLAQDRTPIGNSRPSPILEPGIQSCLTHFSLITHGFGAPAICAALTALQNYLTEALKGMDKMFLNNTTTNRHTSGEGPGSKTGDKEEKHRK; encoded by the exons ATGTTAGTCCACACCTATTCATCCATG GACCGGCACGATGGCGTCCCGAGCCACAGCTCGCGGCTCTCCCAGCTGGGCTCGGTGTCCCAAGGACCTTACTCCAGCGCCCCGCCGCTGTCGCACACCCCGTCGTCAGATTTCCAGCCGCCCTACTTCCCGCCCCCCTACCAGCCGCTTCCCTATCACCAGAGCCAGGACCCCTACTCCCACGTCAACGACCCCTACTCCCTGAACCCCCTCCACCAGCCCCAGCAGCATCCCTGGGGGCAACGGCAGCGGCAAGAAGTGGGTTCAGAAGCCGGTTCTCTCCTGCCCCAGCCTCGGGCCGCCTTGCCCCAGCTCTCGGGCCTCGACCCCCGGAGGGACTACCACTCGGTCCGCCGGCCCGACGTGCTCCTGCACTCGGCACACCACGGCCTTGACGCGGGCATGGGGGACAGCCTCTCGCTGCACGGCCTCGGCCATCCCGGCATGGAGGACGTCCAG TCAGTTGAAGATGCCAATAACAGCGGCATGAATCTATTGGACCAGTCTGTCATAAAAAAAG ttcCGGTTCCTCCCAAATCTGTGACTTCTCTGATGATGAATAAAGATGGCTTCTTAGGAGGCATGTCCGTCAACACTGGCGAGGTGTTTTGCTCGGTCCCAGGCCGTTTGTCTCTGCTTAGTTCAACTTCAAAATACAAAGTAACTGTGGGAGAAGTTCAGAGACGGCTGTCGCCCCCCGAATGCCTCAATGCGTCTCTCCTCGGCGGCGTCCTCAGAAG AGCCAAATCGAAAAATGGAGGGAGATCTTTGCGAGAAAGGCTAGAAAAAATCGGTTTGAATTTACCCGCTGGCAGACGCAAAGCAGCAAATGTCACGTTACTCACCTCCCTGGTGGAAG GAGAAGCTGTTCATTTAGCTCGGGATTTTGGGTATATTTGCGAAACGGAGTTTCCCGCCAAAGCTGTTTCTGAATATTTGAACCGGCAGCACACGGACCCCAGTGACCTGCACTCCCGGAAGAATATGCTGCTGGCCACCAA GCAACTTTGTAAAGAATTTACGGATCTGCTGGCTCAGGACCGGACTCCGATCGGGAACAGCCGGCCCAGCCCCATCCTGGAGCCGGGGATCCAGAGTTGCCTCACGCACTTCAGCCTCATCACGCATGGCTTCGGCGCCCCGGCCATTTGCGCCGCGCTCACGGCCCTGCAGAACTATCTCACCGAGGCGCTCAAAGGCATGGACAAGATGTTCTTGAACAACACCACCACTAACAGGCACACGTCTGGGGAAGGCCCAGGTAGTAAAACTGGCGACAAGGAGGAGAAACacaggaaatga
- the TFAP2B gene encoding transcription factor AP-2-beta isoform X4 — protein sequence MHSPPRDQAAIMLWKLVENVKYEDIYEDRHDGVPSHSSRLSQLGSVSQGPYSSAPPLSHTPSSDFQPPYFPPPYQPLPYHQSQDPYSHVNDPYSLNPLHQPQQHPWGQRQRQEVGSEAGSLLPQPRAALPQLSGLDPRRDYHSVRRPDVLLHSAHHGLDAGMGDSLSLHGLGHPGMEDVQSVEDANNSGMNLLDQSVIKKVPVPPKSVTSLMMNKDGFLGGMSVNTGEVFCSVPGRLSLLSSTSKYKVTVGEVQRRLSPPECLNASLLGGVLRRAKSKNGGRSLRERLEKIGLNLPAGRRKAANVTLLTSLVEGEAVHLARDFGYICETEFPAKAVSEYLNRQHTDPSDLHSRKNMLLATKQLCKEFTDLLAQDRTPIGNSRPSPILEPGIQSCLTHFSLITHGFGAPAICAALTALQNYLTEALKGMDKMFLNNTTTNRHTSGEGPGSKTGDKEEKHRK from the exons GACCGGCACGATGGCGTCCCGAGCCACAGCTCGCGGCTCTCCCAGCTGGGCTCGGTGTCCCAAGGACCTTACTCCAGCGCCCCGCCGCTGTCGCACACCCCGTCGTCAGATTTCCAGCCGCCCTACTTCCCGCCCCCCTACCAGCCGCTTCCCTATCACCAGAGCCAGGACCCCTACTCCCACGTCAACGACCCCTACTCCCTGAACCCCCTCCACCAGCCCCAGCAGCATCCCTGGGGGCAACGGCAGCGGCAAGAAGTGGGTTCAGAAGCCGGTTCTCTCCTGCCCCAGCCTCGGGCCGCCTTGCCCCAGCTCTCGGGCCTCGACCCCCGGAGGGACTACCACTCGGTCCGCCGGCCCGACGTGCTCCTGCACTCGGCACACCACGGCCTTGACGCGGGCATGGGGGACAGCCTCTCGCTGCACGGCCTCGGCCATCCCGGCATGGAGGACGTCCAG TCAGTTGAAGATGCCAATAACAGCGGCATGAATCTATTGGACCAGTCTGTCATAAAAAAAG ttcCGGTTCCTCCCAAATCTGTGACTTCTCTGATGATGAATAAAGATGGCTTCTTAGGAGGCATGTCCGTCAACACTGGCGAGGTGTTTTGCTCGGTCCCAGGCCGTTTGTCTCTGCTTAGTTCAACTTCAAAATACAAAGTAACTGTGGGAGAAGTTCAGAGACGGCTGTCGCCCCCCGAATGCCTCAATGCGTCTCTCCTCGGCGGCGTCCTCAGAAG AGCCAAATCGAAAAATGGAGGGAGATCTTTGCGAGAAAGGCTAGAAAAAATCGGTTTGAATTTACCCGCTGGCAGACGCAAAGCAGCAAATGTCACGTTACTCACCTCCCTGGTGGAAG GAGAAGCTGTTCATTTAGCTCGGGATTTTGGGTATATTTGCGAAACGGAGTTTCCCGCCAAAGCTGTTTCTGAATATTTGAACCGGCAGCACACGGACCCCAGTGACCTGCACTCCCGGAAGAATATGCTGCTGGCCACCAA GCAACTTTGTAAAGAATTTACGGATCTGCTGGCTCAGGACCGGACTCCGATCGGGAACAGCCGGCCCAGCCCCATCCTGGAGCCGGGGATCCAGAGTTGCCTCACGCACTTCAGCCTCATCACGCATGGCTTCGGCGCCCCGGCCATTTGCGCCGCGCTCACGGCCCTGCAGAACTATCTCACCGAGGCGCTCAAAGGCATGGACAAGATGTTCTTGAACAACACCACCACTAACAGGCACACGTCTGGGGAAGGCCCAGGTAGTAAAACTGGCGACAAGGAGGAGAAACacaggaaatga
- the TFAP2B gene encoding transcription factor AP-2-beta isoform X2, whose protein sequence is MYPLSQLGRLSFRLSFPLSWEEDAQAGFLHLSLVFFCFLFFPSPSLSLSPLRSQDRHDGVPSHSSRLSQLGSVSQGPYSSAPPLSHTPSSDFQPPYFPPPYQPLPYHQSQDPYSHVNDPYSLNPLHQPQQHPWGQRQRQEVGSEAGSLLPQPRAALPQLSGLDPRRDYHSVRRPDVLLHSAHHGLDAGMGDSLSLHGLGHPGMEDVQSVEDANNSGMNLLDQSVIKKVPVPPKSVTSLMMNKDGFLGGMSVNTGEVFCSVPGRLSLLSSTSKYKVTVGEVQRRLSPPECLNASLLGGVLRRAKSKNGGRSLRERLEKIGLNLPAGRRKAANVTLLTSLVEGEAVHLARDFGYICETEFPAKAVSEYLNRQHTDPSDLHSRKNMLLATKQLCKEFTDLLAQDRTPIGNSRPSPILEPGIQSCLTHFSLITHGFGAPAICAALTALQNYLTEALKGMDKMFLNNTTTNRHTSGEGPGSKTGDKEEKHRK, encoded by the exons ATGTACCCTCTGAGTCAGCTTGGGAGGCTAAGTTTCAGACTCTCGTTTCCCCTGTCCTGGGAAGAAGATGCCCAAGCCGGGTTTCTCCATCTGTcgcttgtgtttttttgttttttgttttttccttccccttctctctctctctctcctctccgcTCCCAGGACCGGCACGATGGCGTCCCGAGCCACAGCTCGCGGCTCTCCCAGCTGGGCTCGGTGTCCCAAGGACCTTACTCCAGCGCCCCGCCGCTGTCGCACACCCCGTCGTCAGATTTCCAGCCGCCCTACTTCCCGCCCCCCTACCAGCCGCTTCCCTATCACCAGAGCCAGGACCCCTACTCCCACGTCAACGACCCCTACTCCCTGAACCCCCTCCACCAGCCCCAGCAGCATCCCTGGGGGCAACGGCAGCGGCAAGAAGTGGGTTCAGAAGCCGGTTCTCTCCTGCCCCAGCCTCGGGCCGCCTTGCCCCAGCTCTCGGGCCTCGACCCCCGGAGGGACTACCACTCGGTCCGCCGGCCCGACGTGCTCCTGCACTCGGCACACCACGGCCTTGACGCGGGCATGGGGGACAGCCTCTCGCTGCACGGCCTCGGCCATCCCGGCATGGAGGACGTCCAG TCAGTTGAAGATGCCAATAACAGCGGCATGAATCTATTGGACCAGTCTGTCATAAAAAAAG ttcCGGTTCCTCCCAAATCTGTGACTTCTCTGATGATGAATAAAGATGGCTTCTTAGGAGGCATGTCCGTCAACACTGGCGAGGTGTTTTGCTCGGTCCCAGGCCGTTTGTCTCTGCTTAGTTCAACTTCAAAATACAAAGTAACTGTGGGAGAAGTTCAGAGACGGCTGTCGCCCCCCGAATGCCTCAATGCGTCTCTCCTCGGCGGCGTCCTCAGAAG AGCCAAATCGAAAAATGGAGGGAGATCTTTGCGAGAAAGGCTAGAAAAAATCGGTTTGAATTTACCCGCTGGCAGACGCAAAGCAGCAAATGTCACGTTACTCACCTCCCTGGTGGAAG GAGAAGCTGTTCATTTAGCTCGGGATTTTGGGTATATTTGCGAAACGGAGTTTCCCGCCAAAGCTGTTTCTGAATATTTGAACCGGCAGCACACGGACCCCAGTGACCTGCACTCCCGGAAGAATATGCTGCTGGCCACCAA GCAACTTTGTAAAGAATTTACGGATCTGCTGGCTCAGGACCGGACTCCGATCGGGAACAGCCGGCCCAGCCCCATCCTGGAGCCGGGGATCCAGAGTTGCCTCACGCACTTCAGCCTCATCACGCATGGCTTCGGCGCCCCGGCCATTTGCGCCGCGCTCACGGCCCTGCAGAACTATCTCACCGAGGCGCTCAAAGGCATGGACAAGATGTTCTTGAACAACACCACCACTAACAGGCACACGTCTGGGGAAGGCCCAGGTAGTAAAACTGGCGACAAGGAGGAGAAACacaggaaatga
- the TFAP2B gene encoding transcription factor AP-2-beta isoform X7 — translation MLVQWDRHDGVPSHSSRLSQLGSVSQGPYSSAPPLSHTPSSDFQPPYFPPPYQPLPYHQSQDPYSHVNDPYSLNPLHQPQQHPWGQRQRQEVGSEAGSLLPQPRAALPQLSGLDPRRDYHSVRRPDVLLHSAHHGLDAGMGDSLSLHGLGHPGMEDVQSVEDANNSGMNLLDQSVIKKVPVPPKSVTSLMMNKDGFLGGMSVNTGEVFCSVPGRLSLLSSTSKYKVTVGEVQRRLSPPECLNASLLGGVLRRAKSKNGGRSLRERLEKIGLNLPAGRRKAANVTLLTSLVEGEAVHLARDFGYICETEFPAKAVSEYLNRQHTDPSDLHSRKNMLLATKQLCKEFTDLLAQDRTPIGNSRPSPILEPGIQSCLTHFSLITHGFGAPAICAALTALQNYLTEALKGMDKMFLNNTTTNRHTSGEGPGSKTGDKEEKHRK, via the exons ATGTTGGTTCAGTGG GACCGGCACGATGGCGTCCCGAGCCACAGCTCGCGGCTCTCCCAGCTGGGCTCGGTGTCCCAAGGACCTTACTCCAGCGCCCCGCCGCTGTCGCACACCCCGTCGTCAGATTTCCAGCCGCCCTACTTCCCGCCCCCCTACCAGCCGCTTCCCTATCACCAGAGCCAGGACCCCTACTCCCACGTCAACGACCCCTACTCCCTGAACCCCCTCCACCAGCCCCAGCAGCATCCCTGGGGGCAACGGCAGCGGCAAGAAGTGGGTTCAGAAGCCGGTTCTCTCCTGCCCCAGCCTCGGGCCGCCTTGCCCCAGCTCTCGGGCCTCGACCCCCGGAGGGACTACCACTCGGTCCGCCGGCCCGACGTGCTCCTGCACTCGGCACACCACGGCCTTGACGCGGGCATGGGGGACAGCCTCTCGCTGCACGGCCTCGGCCATCCCGGCATGGAGGACGTCCAG TCAGTTGAAGATGCCAATAACAGCGGCATGAATCTATTGGACCAGTCTGTCATAAAAAAAG ttcCGGTTCCTCCCAAATCTGTGACTTCTCTGATGATGAATAAAGATGGCTTCTTAGGAGGCATGTCCGTCAACACTGGCGAGGTGTTTTGCTCGGTCCCAGGCCGTTTGTCTCTGCTTAGTTCAACTTCAAAATACAAAGTAACTGTGGGAGAAGTTCAGAGACGGCTGTCGCCCCCCGAATGCCTCAATGCGTCTCTCCTCGGCGGCGTCCTCAGAAG AGCCAAATCGAAAAATGGAGGGAGATCTTTGCGAGAAAGGCTAGAAAAAATCGGTTTGAATTTACCCGCTGGCAGACGCAAAGCAGCAAATGTCACGTTACTCACCTCCCTGGTGGAAG GAGAAGCTGTTCATTTAGCTCGGGATTTTGGGTATATTTGCGAAACGGAGTTTCCCGCCAAAGCTGTTTCTGAATATTTGAACCGGCAGCACACGGACCCCAGTGACCTGCACTCCCGGAAGAATATGCTGCTGGCCACCAA GCAACTTTGTAAAGAATTTACGGATCTGCTGGCTCAGGACCGGACTCCGATCGGGAACAGCCGGCCCAGCCCCATCCTGGAGCCGGGGATCCAGAGTTGCCTCACGCACTTCAGCCTCATCACGCATGGCTTCGGCGCCCCGGCCATTTGCGCCGCGCTCACGGCCCTGCAGAACTATCTCACCGAGGCGCTCAAAGGCATGGACAAGATGTTCTTGAACAACACCACCACTAACAGGCACACGTCTGGGGAAGGCCCAGGTAGTAAAACTGGCGACAAGGAGGAGAAACacaggaaatga
- the TFAP2B gene encoding transcription factor AP-2-beta isoform X1: MYPLSQLGRLSFRLSFPLSWEEDAQAGFLHLSLVFFCFLFFPSPSLSLSPLRSQDRHDGVPSHSSRLSQLGSVSQGPYSSAPPLSHTPSSDFQPPYFPPPYQPLPYHQSQDPYSHVNDPYSLNPLHQPQQHPWGQRQRQEVGSEAGSLLPQPRAALPQLSGLDPRRDYHSVRRPDVLLHSAHHGLDAGMGDSLSLHGLGHPGMEDVQSVEDANNSGMNLLDQSVIKKVPVPPKSVTSLMMNKDGFLGGMSVNTGEVFCSVPGRLSLLSSTSKYKVTVGEVQRRLSPPECLNASLLGGVLRRAKSKNGGRSLRERLEKIGLNLPAGRRKAANVTLLTSLVEGEAVHLARDFGYICETEFPAKAVSEYLNRQHTDPSDLHSRKNMLLATKQLCKEFTDLLAQDRTPIGNSRPSPILEPGIQSCLTHFSLITHGFGAPAICAALTALQNYLTEALKGMDKMFLNNTTTNRHTSGEGPALPAWFMSFFKEDLGFLHNL; encoded by the exons ATGTACCCTCTGAGTCAGCTTGGGAGGCTAAGTTTCAGACTCTCGTTTCCCCTGTCCTGGGAAGAAGATGCCCAAGCCGGGTTTCTCCATCTGTcgcttgtgtttttttgttttttgttttttccttccccttctctctctctctctcctctccgcTCCCAGGACCGGCACGATGGCGTCCCGAGCCACAGCTCGCGGCTCTCCCAGCTGGGCTCGGTGTCCCAAGGACCTTACTCCAGCGCCCCGCCGCTGTCGCACACCCCGTCGTCAGATTTCCAGCCGCCCTACTTCCCGCCCCCCTACCAGCCGCTTCCCTATCACCAGAGCCAGGACCCCTACTCCCACGTCAACGACCCCTACTCCCTGAACCCCCTCCACCAGCCCCAGCAGCATCCCTGGGGGCAACGGCAGCGGCAAGAAGTGGGTTCAGAAGCCGGTTCTCTCCTGCCCCAGCCTCGGGCCGCCTTGCCCCAGCTCTCGGGCCTCGACCCCCGGAGGGACTACCACTCGGTCCGCCGGCCCGACGTGCTCCTGCACTCGGCACACCACGGCCTTGACGCGGGCATGGGGGACAGCCTCTCGCTGCACGGCCTCGGCCATCCCGGCATGGAGGACGTCCAG TCAGTTGAAGATGCCAATAACAGCGGCATGAATCTATTGGACCAGTCTGTCATAAAAAAAG ttcCGGTTCCTCCCAAATCTGTGACTTCTCTGATGATGAATAAAGATGGCTTCTTAGGAGGCATGTCCGTCAACACTGGCGAGGTGTTTTGCTCGGTCCCAGGCCGTTTGTCTCTGCTTAGTTCAACTTCAAAATACAAAGTAACTGTGGGAGAAGTTCAGAGACGGCTGTCGCCCCCCGAATGCCTCAATGCGTCTCTCCTCGGCGGCGTCCTCAGAAG AGCCAAATCGAAAAATGGAGGGAGATCTTTGCGAGAAAGGCTAGAAAAAATCGGTTTGAATTTACCCGCTGGCAGACGCAAAGCAGCAAATGTCACGTTACTCACCTCCCTGGTGGAAG GAGAAGCTGTTCATTTAGCTCGGGATTTTGGGTATATTTGCGAAACGGAGTTTCCCGCCAAAGCTGTTTCTGAATATTTGAACCGGCAGCACACGGACCCCAGTGACCTGCACTCCCGGAAGAATATGCTGCTGGCCACCAA GCAACTTTGTAAAGAATTTACGGATCTGCTGGCTCAGGACCGGACTCCGATCGGGAACAGCCGGCCCAGCCCCATCCTGGAGCCGGGGATCCAGAGTTGCCTCACGCACTTCAGCCTCATCACGCATGGCTTCGGCGCCCCGGCCATTTGCGCCGCGCTCACGGCCCTGCAGAACTATCTCACCGAGGCGCTCAAAGGCATGGACAAGATGTTCTTGAACAACACCACCACTAACAGGCACACGTCTGGGGAAGGCCCAG CTTTGCCCGCATGGTTTATGAGCTTCTTCAAAGAGGACTTGGGCTTCCTACACAATCTATAa
- the TFAP2B gene encoding transcription factor AP-2-beta isoform X3, with the protein MHSPPRDQAAIMLWKLVENVKYEDIYEDRHDGVPSHSSRLSQLGSVSQGPYSSAPPLSHTPSSDFQPPYFPPPYQPLPYHQSQDPYSHVNDPYSLNPLHQPQQHPWGQRQRQEVGSEAGSLLPQPRAALPQLSGLDPRRDYHSVRRPDVLLHSAHHGLDAGMGDSLSLHGLGHPGMEDVQSVEDANNSGMNLLDQSVIKKVPVPPKSVTSLMMNKDGFLGGMSVNTGEVFCSVPGRLSLLSSTSKYKVTVGEVQRRLSPPECLNASLLGGVLRRAKSKNGGRSLRERLEKIGLNLPAGRRKAANVTLLTSLVEGEAVHLARDFGYICETEFPAKAVSEYLNRQHTDPSDLHSRKNMLLATKQLCKEFTDLLAQDRTPIGNSRPSPILEPGIQSCLTHFSLITHGFGAPAICAALTALQNYLTEALKGMDKMFLNNTTTNRHTSGEGPALPAWFMSFFKEDLGFLHNL; encoded by the exons GACCGGCACGATGGCGTCCCGAGCCACAGCTCGCGGCTCTCCCAGCTGGGCTCGGTGTCCCAAGGACCTTACTCCAGCGCCCCGCCGCTGTCGCACACCCCGTCGTCAGATTTCCAGCCGCCCTACTTCCCGCCCCCCTACCAGCCGCTTCCCTATCACCAGAGCCAGGACCCCTACTCCCACGTCAACGACCCCTACTCCCTGAACCCCCTCCACCAGCCCCAGCAGCATCCCTGGGGGCAACGGCAGCGGCAAGAAGTGGGTTCAGAAGCCGGTTCTCTCCTGCCCCAGCCTCGGGCCGCCTTGCCCCAGCTCTCGGGCCTCGACCCCCGGAGGGACTACCACTCGGTCCGCCGGCCCGACGTGCTCCTGCACTCGGCACACCACGGCCTTGACGCGGGCATGGGGGACAGCCTCTCGCTGCACGGCCTCGGCCATCCCGGCATGGAGGACGTCCAG TCAGTTGAAGATGCCAATAACAGCGGCATGAATCTATTGGACCAGTCTGTCATAAAAAAAG ttcCGGTTCCTCCCAAATCTGTGACTTCTCTGATGATGAATAAAGATGGCTTCTTAGGAGGCATGTCCGTCAACACTGGCGAGGTGTTTTGCTCGGTCCCAGGCCGTTTGTCTCTGCTTAGTTCAACTTCAAAATACAAAGTAACTGTGGGAGAAGTTCAGAGACGGCTGTCGCCCCCCGAATGCCTCAATGCGTCTCTCCTCGGCGGCGTCCTCAGAAG AGCCAAATCGAAAAATGGAGGGAGATCTTTGCGAGAAAGGCTAGAAAAAATCGGTTTGAATTTACCCGCTGGCAGACGCAAAGCAGCAAATGTCACGTTACTCACCTCCCTGGTGGAAG GAGAAGCTGTTCATTTAGCTCGGGATTTTGGGTATATTTGCGAAACGGAGTTTCCCGCCAAAGCTGTTTCTGAATATTTGAACCGGCAGCACACGGACCCCAGTGACCTGCACTCCCGGAAGAATATGCTGCTGGCCACCAA GCAACTTTGTAAAGAATTTACGGATCTGCTGGCTCAGGACCGGACTCCGATCGGGAACAGCCGGCCCAGCCCCATCCTGGAGCCGGGGATCCAGAGTTGCCTCACGCACTTCAGCCTCATCACGCATGGCTTCGGCGCCCCGGCCATTTGCGCCGCGCTCACGGCCCTGCAGAACTATCTCACCGAGGCGCTCAAAGGCATGGACAAGATGTTCTTGAACAACACCACCACTAACAGGCACACGTCTGGGGAAGGCCCAG CTTTGCCCGCATGGTTTATGAGCTTCTTCAAAGAGGACTTGGGCTTCCTACACAATCTATAa
- the TFAP2B gene encoding transcription factor AP-2-beta isoform X5, whose protein sequence is MLVHTYSSMDRHDGVPSHSSRLSQLGSVSQGPYSSAPPLSHTPSSDFQPPYFPPPYQPLPYHQSQDPYSHVNDPYSLNPLHQPQQHPWGQRQRQEVGSEAGSLLPQPRAALPQLSGLDPRRDYHSVRRPDVLLHSAHHGLDAGMGDSLSLHGLGHPGMEDVQSVEDANNSGMNLLDQSVIKKVPVPPKSVTSLMMNKDGFLGGMSVNTGEVFCSVPGRLSLLSSTSKYKVTVGEVQRRLSPPECLNASLLGGVLRRAKSKNGGRSLRERLEKIGLNLPAGRRKAANVTLLTSLVEGEAVHLARDFGYICETEFPAKAVSEYLNRQHTDPSDLHSRKNMLLATKQLCKEFTDLLAQDRTPIGNSRPSPILEPGIQSCLTHFSLITHGFGAPAICAALTALQNYLTEALKGMDKMFLNNTTTNRHTSGEGPALPAWFMSFFKEDLGFLHNL, encoded by the exons ATGTTAGTCCACACCTATTCATCCATG GACCGGCACGATGGCGTCCCGAGCCACAGCTCGCGGCTCTCCCAGCTGGGCTCGGTGTCCCAAGGACCTTACTCCAGCGCCCCGCCGCTGTCGCACACCCCGTCGTCAGATTTCCAGCCGCCCTACTTCCCGCCCCCCTACCAGCCGCTTCCCTATCACCAGAGCCAGGACCCCTACTCCCACGTCAACGACCCCTACTCCCTGAACCCCCTCCACCAGCCCCAGCAGCATCCCTGGGGGCAACGGCAGCGGCAAGAAGTGGGTTCAGAAGCCGGTTCTCTCCTGCCCCAGCCTCGGGCCGCCTTGCCCCAGCTCTCGGGCCTCGACCCCCGGAGGGACTACCACTCGGTCCGCCGGCCCGACGTGCTCCTGCACTCGGCACACCACGGCCTTGACGCGGGCATGGGGGACAGCCTCTCGCTGCACGGCCTCGGCCATCCCGGCATGGAGGACGTCCAG TCAGTTGAAGATGCCAATAACAGCGGCATGAATCTATTGGACCAGTCTGTCATAAAAAAAG ttcCGGTTCCTCCCAAATCTGTGACTTCTCTGATGATGAATAAAGATGGCTTCTTAGGAGGCATGTCCGTCAACACTGGCGAGGTGTTTTGCTCGGTCCCAGGCCGTTTGTCTCTGCTTAGTTCAACTTCAAAATACAAAGTAACTGTGGGAGAAGTTCAGAGACGGCTGTCGCCCCCCGAATGCCTCAATGCGTCTCTCCTCGGCGGCGTCCTCAGAAG AGCCAAATCGAAAAATGGAGGGAGATCTTTGCGAGAAAGGCTAGAAAAAATCGGTTTGAATTTACCCGCTGGCAGACGCAAAGCAGCAAATGTCACGTTACTCACCTCCCTGGTGGAAG GAGAAGCTGTTCATTTAGCTCGGGATTTTGGGTATATTTGCGAAACGGAGTTTCCCGCCAAAGCTGTTTCTGAATATTTGAACCGGCAGCACACGGACCCCAGTGACCTGCACTCCCGGAAGAATATGCTGCTGGCCACCAA GCAACTTTGTAAAGAATTTACGGATCTGCTGGCTCAGGACCGGACTCCGATCGGGAACAGCCGGCCCAGCCCCATCCTGGAGCCGGGGATCCAGAGTTGCCTCACGCACTTCAGCCTCATCACGCATGGCTTCGGCGCCCCGGCCATTTGCGCCGCGCTCACGGCCCTGCAGAACTATCTCACCGAGGCGCTCAAAGGCATGGACAAGATGTTCTTGAACAACACCACCACTAACAGGCACACGTCTGGGGAAGGCCCAG CTTTGCCCGCATGGTTTATGAGCTTCTTCAAAGAGGACTTGGGCTTCCTACACAATCTATAa